The Thunnus thynnus chromosome 2, fThuThy2.1, whole genome shotgun sequence genome includes a region encoding these proteins:
- the gdnfb gene encoding glial cell line-derived neurotrophic factor codes for MKLWDSLTTCLILLSAVHASPLLRSRQQSKRRERIEESPLELPPVQVRLSVTSPGISRAEADAEGWEETLAGGEKYTMVEPLPNEFEDVVDFIKVTISRIRRSSSSTKPSSTSSSPTTSPSKYDLSSRSRLRRERKKGVTQQSGKRGRGGARGGETGRKVRGGGSGRGQGCVLKQIHLNVSDLGLGYRSGEEMIFRYCSGPCRKSETNYDKILYNLAHNRRFPPKDTPPQACCRPIAFDDDLSFLDDNLVYHTMRKHSARKCGCV; via the exons ATGAAGTTATGGGATAGCCTGACCACTTGTTTGATACTGCTGAGCGCCGTGCACGCCAGCCCGCTGCTCCGGAGCCGACAGCAGTCCAAGAGGAGAGAGCGCATAGAGGAGAGTCCCTTGGAGCTTCCGCCGGTTCAGGTCCGCTTATCTGTTACTTCCCCGGGCATCAGCCGCGCTGAGGCGGACGCAGAGGGCTGGGAGGAGACGCTCGCTGGAGGAGAAAAAT ACACCATGGTGGAGCCCCTCCCCAATGAGTTTGAAGATGTGGTGGACTTCATCAAAGTGACCATCAGCAGGATACGTCGCTCCTCCTCATCCACCAAGCCCTCATCTACCTCCTCTTCCCCAACTACCTCCCCCTCGAAATATGACTTGAGCAGCAGGAGTCGACTCAGAAGGGAAAGGAAGAAGGGGGTGACCCAGCAGAGTGgtaaaagaggaagaggaggagctagaggaggagagacaggaaggAAGGTTAGAGGAGGAGGCAGTGGACGAGGACAGGGCTGCGTGCTCAAACAGATCCACCTCAATGTGTCGGACCTCGGCCTGGGCTACCGCTCCGGTGAGGAAATGATATTCAGGTACTGCTCTGGACCCTGCAGGAAGTCTGAGACCAACTACGACAAAATCCTTTACAACCTCGCTCACAACAGGAGGTTTCCTCCCAAAGACACGCCGCCTCAGGCCTGCTGTCGGCCAATAGCGTTTGACGACGATCTCTCATTTCTGGATGACAACCTTGTCTACCACACCATGAGGAAGCACTCCGCCAGGAAATGTGGTTGTGTGTAA